One Chlorobaculum limnaeum genomic window carries:
- a CDS encoding BatD family protein — MFTRLRFWLLPLMLALLASNARAANTGTPSGSKLFIESSLDNARPWVGQEVRLTWTLFFSGTAPQIEDKSQPEHPGIWAREITPENYIDSTPVSKNGVLFRKAVIKQLRLVPLQSGKLAVTNYRLRCLVPQSGEASLDSRNDIESILTAPPALLQARALPKPAPADFSGAVGRFALTVSPENSTVHAGEPLTLSITISGKGNLDTPPPLTVMLPEGLRREASATPSAPSAKGAASSISTRLTLVAAKEGVFRFVPVKLTAFDPETSRYETIASNRIAINVIAGQAATTSAPPQPPLSAVMPPAADTDPLDAVIRPIIVSMAVAVLALIFGLHLRYIERHKRAGVQQKTSEAANPSRPAATSAPATPAKADRKSPRSLRNELYEALKKAGVRNPAGLTSKELGVQLKEKRVKEQTIAEVTELLSAIDHALYAPGEASPEKLETMNRNAARIIAELLKL, encoded by the coding sequence ATGTTCACGCGCCTCCGCTTCTGGCTGCTGCCGCTCATGCTCGCGCTTTTGGCTTCGAACGCGCGGGCGGCGAACACCGGAACCCCATCCGGCAGCAAGCTCTTCATCGAGTCTTCGCTCGACAACGCTAGGCCGTGGGTCGGCCAGGAGGTGCGGCTGACCTGGACGCTCTTTTTCAGCGGCACGGCTCCGCAGATCGAGGACAAAAGCCAGCCGGAGCACCCGGGCATCTGGGCGCGTGAAATCACCCCGGAAAACTATATCGACAGCACGCCAGTCTCGAAAAACGGCGTACTCTTCAGAAAAGCGGTCATCAAGCAACTCCGGCTGGTGCCGTTGCAGAGTGGCAAACTCGCGGTCACGAATTACCGCCTGCGCTGCCTGGTGCCGCAAAGCGGCGAAGCGTCGCTCGACAGCCGCAACGACATCGAGAGCATCCTGACCGCGCCGCCTGCACTCCTTCAGGCGCGAGCGCTGCCGAAACCCGCGCCCGCCGACTTCAGCGGAGCCGTGGGTCGCTTCGCCCTCACGGTTTCACCCGAAAACAGCACGGTTCACGCCGGAGAGCCGCTGACGCTGTCGATCACCATCAGCGGCAAAGGCAACCTCGATACGCCGCCGCCCCTGACGGTGATGCTGCCGGAGGGGCTTCGGCGCGAAGCATCGGCCACGCCATCCGCGCCATCGGCAAAAGGTGCGGCCTCATCGATCAGCACCAGACTGACCCTCGTCGCGGCGAAGGAGGGCGTGTTCCGCTTCGTGCCGGTCAAGCTGACCGCCTTCGATCCCGAAACAAGCCGCTACGAAACCATCGCCTCGAACCGCATCGCGATCAACGTCATTGCCGGTCAAGCTGCCACCACGTCAGCGCCACCGCAACCGCCGCTCTCCGCCGTCATGCCGCCTGCCGCCGATACCGATCCGCTGGACGCAGTGATCCGGCCAATCATCGTGAGCATGGCCGTTGCTGTTCTGGCGCTCATTTTCGGCCTGCACCTCCGCTACATCGAGCGCCACAAGCGAGCCGGAGTTCAACAAAAAACGAGTGAGGCAGCGAACCCATCGAGACCGGCAGCGACATCCGCGCCCGCAACGCCTGCAAAAGCGGACAGAAAATCCCCGCGATCGCTCCGGAACGAGCTTTATGAAGCACTGAAAAAAGCTGGCGTCAGGAACCCGGCGGGACTGACCTCGAAGGAGCTGGGTGTGCAGTTGAAAGAGAAGCGGGTGAAGGAGCAAACCATCGCGGAGGTAACGGAACTGCTGTCGGCTATCGACCACGCCCTCTACGCGCCGGGCGAAGCCTCCCCGGAAAAGCTCGAAACCATGAACCGCAACGCCGCCCGGATTATCGCGGAACTGTTAAAGCTCTGA
- a CDS encoding glycerophosphodiester phosphodiesterase family protein encodes MAFEIQAHRGARAFYPENTLQAFCKAADLGCLVIELDLNVSRDLRLVVSHDPWVNIPACAEASNRFLYSMSFEEIARIECGEPSPDFPLQQRVRAGRPELAEVFRAVEAQLRRAGRPGEMIYNLEVKSWPERDGTAHPPPEEYAGLVIREIAASGFERRVRLQSFDARIIAVAKRLAPTLSYGLLVEDRSVFDAFPERPGFVPEYVNPRLDLVDEALVSWLHALGAKVVVWTVNRPEEMVRMKRLGADGIITDHPEIALQLPGLDGV; translated from the coding sequence ATGGCGTTTGAAATTCAGGCTCATCGCGGAGCCAGAGCCTTTTATCCGGAAAACACCCTTCAGGCGTTCTGCAAGGCCGCCGATCTCGGCTGCCTGGTGATCGAACTCGATCTCAACGTTTCCAGAGACCTCCGGTTGGTCGTCTCCCACGATCCGTGGGTGAACATTCCCGCTTGCGCGGAAGCGTCGAATCGATTTCTCTACTCCATGAGCTTTGAGGAGATCGCGCGGATCGAATGCGGCGAGCCTTCGCCCGATTTCCCGCTTCAGCAGCGCGTCCGTGCGGGCCGCCCTGAACTGGCCGAGGTGTTCCGCGCGGTGGAGGCGCAGCTTCGCCGTGCCGGTCGACCTGGCGAGATGATCTATAATCTCGAAGTGAAGTCGTGGCCTGAGCGTGACGGCACGGCCCATCCGCCGCCGGAGGAGTATGCCGGGCTCGTGATTCGGGAGATCGCCGCCTCGGGGTTTGAGCGCCGCGTGCGCCTCCAGTCGTTCGACGCCCGCATCATCGCCGTGGCAAAACGCCTCGCGCCGACGCTCTCTTACGGCCTGCTCGTCGAGGATCGGTCGGTGTTCGACGCTTTCCCGGAGCGTCCCGGTTTCGTGCCGGAGTATGTCAATCCGCGCCTCGATCTCGTCGATGAGGCGCTGGTCTCTTGGCTGCACGCTCTTGGCGCGAAGGTTGTGGTCTGGACGGTCAACCGGCCGGAGGAGATGGTGCGGATGAAACGCCTTGGAGCGGATGGCATTATCACCGATCACCCGGAAATCGCCCTGCAACTGCCGGGACTCGATGGCGTCTGA
- a CDS encoding YqaE/Pmp3 family membrane protein, with translation MDIRRLILAFILPPAAVMNKEAGTIMLTGILTLWGWIPGVVAALVMISQEQRRKNAEA, from the coding sequence ATGGACATTCGCCGCCTGATCCTGGCATTCATTCTGCCGCCCGCAGCCGTCATGAACAAAGAAGCCGGCACCATCATGCTAACCGGCATTCTCACCCTTTGGGGCTGGATACCTGGAGTGGTGGCCGCTCTCGTTATGATCTCGCAGGAGCAGCGCCGCAAAAATGCAGAGGCGTAA
- a CDS encoding plasmid pRiA4b ORF-3 family protein gives MQHLKFARIQPKSKVLLQFRITLLMIDAPVWRVIQVPEEFTFWDLHVAIQDAMGWLDYHLHEFRHEQRPAGQSVRFGIPFDDEEMIDPYLVPCWKVNISEHFRRPGDKMYYIYDFGDNWVHEVLLKGVLLREKGLKLPRCIDGARATPPEDCGGPAGYADLLEALANPASEEHEDIVEWLSESSQNGQPFDPARFDIEKIKFTNPAKRLKKLQENL, from the coding sequence ATGCAGCACCTGAAATTCGCCAGAATCCAGCCAAAGTCGAAAGTTTTACTGCAATTCCGGATAACGCTTCTGATGATCGACGCCCCAGTCTGGCGGGTCATCCAGGTTCCCGAAGAGTTCACCTTCTGGGATCTTCACGTCGCCATCCAGGACGCCATGGGATGGCTTGATTATCACCTTCACGAATTCCGGCACGAACAAAGGCCCGCAGGCCAGAGCGTACGGTTCGGCATTCCGTTCGATGACGAGGAGATGATCGACCCGTACCTCGTTCCATGCTGGAAGGTCAACATCAGCGAGCACTTCCGGCGACCGGGCGACAAGATGTACTATATCTATGATTTCGGCGACAACTGGGTGCACGAGGTGCTGCTCAAAGGCGTCCTGCTCCGGGAAAAAGGGCTGAAGCTGCCCCGCTGCATCGACGGCGCGCGCGCCACGCCTCCTGAGGACTGCGGCGGCCCCGCCGGTTACGCCGATCTGCTGGAAGCGCTCGCGAACCCCGCCTCCGAAGAGCACGAGGATATTGTCGAATGGCTCAGCGAAAGCAGCCAAAACGGCCAGCCCTTCGACCCGGCACGGTTCGACATCGAAAAGATAAAATTCACCAACCCCGCCAAACGCCTGAAAAAGCTGCAAGAGAATCTGTGA
- the ruvX gene encoding Holliday junction resolvase RuvX — translation MPPSTTHKRIIGIDFGTKRIGLAVSDPLQMFAQPMGTFDMAGLFNVLSRVRDEEGIEMFVVGYPLSDTGDENRMTGVIDRFVAELREAFPGIPVETFDEHRTSRSAMKILAASGSSRKKRNEKGRLDTAAACLILQGYLDSRH, via the coding sequence ATGCCTCCATCCACTACCCACAAACGCATCATCGGCATCGACTTCGGCACCAAGCGGATAGGCCTGGCGGTGAGCGATCCTTTGCAGATGTTTGCGCAGCCGATGGGCACGTTCGATATGGCGGGACTCTTCAACGTGCTCTCGAGGGTGCGTGACGAGGAGGGGATCGAGATGTTCGTGGTCGGCTATCCGCTGAGCGACACGGGCGACGAGAACCGCATGACCGGCGTGATCGACCGTTTCGTCGCGGAGCTTCGCGAGGCGTTTCCCGGCATTCCGGTCGAGACCTTCGACGAGCACCGCACTTCGCGGTCGGCCATGAAAATTCTCGCCGCTTCGGGCAGCAGCCGCAAGAAGCGCAACGAGAAGGGGCGGCTCGATACCGCCGCGGCCTGCCTGATTCTGCAAGGATACCTCGACAGCCGTCACTGA
- the pyrE gene encoding orotate phosphoribosyltransferase, translating into MTNSETLAMFKSSGALLDGHFRLTSGRHSNSYFQCAKVLQYPEYLSAICGEIAGFFRESGITTVISPAIGGIVVGTEVGRQLGVKTIFAERKDGTMMIRRGFSIDPAEQVLVVEDVITTGGSVAEVIELVRAAGATVAGVASVVDRSNGKVRLADRQFSLLTMEVVSYAPEECPLCKEGVPIYAPGSRTNPQG; encoded by the coding sequence ATGACCAACTCAGAAACTCTCGCGATGTTCAAGTCGAGCGGCGCTTTGCTCGATGGCCATTTCAGGCTCACTTCAGGCCGCCACAGCAACTCCTACTTCCAGTGCGCCAAGGTGCTGCAATATCCGGAATACCTTTCGGCGATCTGCGGTGAAATCGCCGGATTCTTTCGTGAGAGCGGCATCACGACGGTCATTTCGCCAGCCATCGGCGGCATCGTCGTCGGCACGGAGGTCGGGCGGCAGCTCGGCGTCAAGACCATCTTCGCCGAGCGCAAGGATGGAACCATGATGATCCGGCGCGGCTTCTCCATCGATCCCGCCGAACAGGTGCTGGTGGTCGAGGACGTCATCACCACCGGCGGCTCCGTCGCGGAGGTGATCGAGCTGGTCAGGGCCGCCGGAGCCACGGTGGCGGGCGTCGCCTCGGTTGTTGACCGCAGCAACGGCAAGGTGCGGCTCGCCGACCGGCAGTTCTCGCTGCTCACGATGGAGGTGGTCAGCTACGCACCCGAGGAGTGCCCGCTCTGCAAGGAGGGCGTCCCGATCTACGCGCCGGGCAGCCGCACCAATCCCCAGGGCTGA
- a CDS encoding prephenate dehydrogenase, translating into MQQGIHTISFVGLGLIGASLMQALKRAAEATGRKIEMIGFDPGFDAGDIAAITGKCGLDRFEPNPAKLYDADLVVLCAPVVTNIALLDEVKPHIRKETVVSDVSSTKAEIATRARELGIEFIGMHPIAGREQQGYRAASPELLDGRLVILCADCTNPETARAAELAGLLRDSGCRPLFMSPEEHDRVYANISHLPQLVSTALMEHCRENVAWGGPGFASMARLAGSPWAVWRDIVETNRDNIADELEAFSALLAEVAGEVRSGNFEALEAKFREANDLYQRLQERSGA; encoded by the coding sequence ATGCAGCAGGGCATCCACACCATTTCGTTCGTCGGACTCGGGCTCATCGGCGCGTCGCTGATGCAGGCGCTCAAACGCGCGGCTGAAGCGACGGGCCGGAAGATCGAAATGATCGGCTTCGACCCGGGCTTCGACGCCGGAGACATCGCGGCGATCACCGGCAAGTGCGGCCTCGACCGCTTCGAGCCGAATCCGGCGAAGCTCTACGACGCCGATCTGGTGGTGCTTTGCGCGCCGGTCGTCACCAACATCGCCCTGCTCGACGAGGTGAAACCGCACATCCGCAAGGAGACCGTGGTGAGCGACGTGTCGAGCACCAAGGCTGAAATCGCCACGAGAGCGCGGGAGCTTGGCATCGAATTCATCGGGATGCACCCCATCGCCGGGCGCGAACAACAGGGTTACCGCGCGGCATCGCCGGAGCTGCTCGACGGGCGGCTCGTGATTCTCTGCGCCGATTGCACCAACCCCGAAACCGCCCGCGCCGCCGAACTGGCCGGGCTGCTCCGCGACTCCGGGTGCAGGCCGCTCTTCATGAGTCCCGAAGAGCACGACCGGGTCTACGCCAACATCAGCCACCTGCCGCAGCTCGTCTCGACCGCCCTGATGGAGCACTGCCGCGAGAATGTCGCGTGGGGCGGCCCGGGATTCGCGTCGATGGCGCGCTTGGCCGGAAGCCCCTGGGCGGTCTGGCGGGACATCGTGGAAACGAATCGAGACAACATCGCCGACGAGCTGGAGGCCTTCTCTGCGCTTCTCGCCGAAGTCGCCGGAGAGGTGCGGAGCGGCAACTTCGAAGCGCTCGAAGCGAAATTCCGCGAAGCGAACGATCTCTATCAACGCCTTCAGGAGAGGAGCGGCGCATGA
- a CDS encoding NAD(+)/NADH kinase codes for MKLAIFVNITREKALELARELTVWLDARSIDYVFDPQSAKSLGSGKWEEKADLSQHCDAFVSLGGDGTLLLASHYSRSKPVVGINVGDLGFLTEFNPDEMWTAMDHLVSGNYAIHTRSQLEATLESGEMLTSLNDVIIEKGSASRRLPAFTILLDDEMLGSYRADGIIIATSTGSTAYSMSAGGPIIAPKSNVFVITPICPHMLTVRPIVISDDKTVKVSVDSHSGEFPLKMDGIQKKLLLPGEVVTVKKSPYHINLVANEKRNYCEILRKKLLWSHEHPTGE; via the coding sequence ATGAAACTGGCCATTTTCGTGAACATCACCAGGGAGAAAGCGCTGGAGCTGGCCCGAGAGCTGACGGTGTGGCTCGATGCGCGCTCGATAGACTACGTCTTCGATCCCCAGTCGGCCAAGTCGCTCGGCAGCGGAAAGTGGGAAGAAAAGGCCGACCTCAGCCAGCACTGCGACGCCTTCGTCTCCCTCGGCGGCGACGGTACGCTCCTGCTCGCCTCGCACTATTCGCGCTCCAAACCGGTGGTTGGCATCAACGTGGGTGACCTCGGCTTTTTGACCGAGTTCAATCCGGATGAAATGTGGACGGCCATGGATCATCTGGTAAGCGGCAACTACGCGATCCACACCCGCTCGCAGCTCGAAGCGACGCTCGAATCGGGCGAAATGCTGACCTCGCTCAACGACGTGATCATCGAAAAAGGCTCCGCCTCGCGGCGGCTGCCGGCCTTCACCATCCTGCTCGACGACGAAATGCTCGGCTCGTACCGCGCCGATGGCATCATCATCGCCACCTCGACCGGGTCGACAGCCTACTCCATGTCCGCGGGCGGGCCGATCATCGCCCCGAAATCGAACGTCTTCGTCATCACCCCGATCTGCCCGCACATGCTGACGGTCAGGCCAATCGTCATCAGCGACGACAAGACGGTCAAGGTTTCGGTCGATTCGCACTCCGGCGAGTTTCCGCTGAAAATGGATGGCATCCAGAAAAAATTACTCCTTCCGGGCGAGGTGGTGACGGTGAAAAAGTCGCCGTATCACATCAATCTGGTGGCCAACGAAAAACGAAACTACTGCGAAATCCTTCGCAAAAAGCTGCTCTGGAGTCACGAACATCCCACGGGAGAGTGA
- a CDS encoding KdsC family phosphatase, translating into MSSFQFFGMQPYQADPSSQINAALDGIKALVISLDGVLTDGTITLDGEGREMPALFARDLAGIREALRLGMKVAVIAGRLAGAYRQMLEAAGPVDLFLDGEEPLEAFEAFKNRHGLQDEECACIADDIDDLELLKKAGLPVTPINGAEYLRNRVAYISVFEGGRGCVREIVEMILDHQNRWEYSEKQASAE; encoded by the coding sequence TTGAGCTCTTTCCAGTTTTTCGGAATGCAGCCCTACCAGGCTGACCCCTCTTCGCAGATCAACGCCGCCCTCGATGGCATCAAGGCGCTGGTCATCTCTCTCGACGGCGTTCTCACCGACGGCACGATCACTCTCGATGGCGAGGGGCGCGAAATGCCCGCCCTGTTCGCCCGCGACCTGGCAGGAATCCGTGAAGCGCTGCGCCTCGGCATGAAGGTGGCCGTCATCGCCGGACGGCTGGCCGGAGCCTACCGCCAGATGCTCGAAGCCGCCGGGCCGGTCGATCTTTTCCTCGACGGCGAGGAGCCGCTCGAAGCTTTCGAGGCGTTCAAAAACCGCCACGGCTTGCAGGACGAGGAGTGCGCCTGCATCGCCGACGACATCGACGATCTCGAATTGCTGAAAAAGGCAGGACTGCCGGTAACGCCGATCAACGGCGCGGAGTACCTGCGCAACCGCGTCGCCTACATCTCGGTGTTCGAAGGCGGGCGAGGCTGCGTACGCGAAATTGTCGAAATGATTCTCGACCACCAGAACCGCTGGGAGTACAGCGAAAAGCAGGCTTCAGCGGAGTAA
- the kdsA gene encoding 3-deoxy-8-phosphooctulonate synthase: MQKFSIGPLSLPGEKGLFLIAGPCLVESRQMAMEVAAELDRIRKEEEVPVIFKGSYRKANRSSASSYTGIGDREALEILAEIREGFGMPVLTDVHEASEVELAASYVDVLQIPAFLCRQTDLIVAAASTGLAVNIKKGQFLAPQDMAYAAEKAASTGNRKIMLTERGTTFGYHNLVVDYRGLPIMADSGWPVVFDVTHSVQLPGAGAGVSGGDRRFLMPLARAAVATGVDGLFFEVHPDPATAMSDASTQAPLGEFAAMVRELMQLQRCMQSIREEFHSR, encoded by the coding sequence ATGCAAAAGTTCTCGATTGGCCCGCTGTCGCTGCCTGGCGAAAAGGGACTGTTTCTCATTGCGGGGCCTTGCCTCGTCGAAAGCCGCCAGATGGCGATGGAGGTAGCCGCCGAGCTCGACCGTATCCGGAAGGAAGAGGAGGTGCCGGTCATTTTCAAGGGTTCCTATCGCAAGGCGAACCGCTCGTCGGCCTCGTCGTACACCGGCATCGGCGACCGCGAGGCGCTCGAAATCCTCGCCGAGATCAGGGAAGGGTTCGGGATGCCCGTGCTGACCGATGTTCACGAAGCCTCCGAGGTGGAACTCGCCGCGTCGTACGTCGATGTGCTCCAGATTCCCGCCTTCCTCTGCCGCCAGACCGACCTGATCGTGGCCGCCGCCTCGACGGGCCTCGCCGTCAACATCAAGAAGGGGCAGTTCCTCGCGCCGCAGGACATGGCGTACGCCGCCGAGAAGGCTGCTTCGACGGGGAACCGCAAGATCATGCTCACCGAGCGGGGCACCACCTTCGGCTACCACAACCTCGTGGTCGATTACCGGGGGCTGCCGATCATGGCCGATTCGGGCTGGCCGGTCGTGTTCGACGTCACGCACAGCGTCCAGCTTCCGGGCGCGGGGGCGGGCGTGTCGGGCGGCGACCGCCGCTTCCTCATGCCGCTGGCCCGCGCCGCCGTCGCCACGGGCGTGGATGGCCTCTTTTTCGAGGTGCATCCCGACCCGGCGACGGCCATGTCGGACGCCTCCACGCAAGCGCCGCTCGGCGAGTTCGCCGCGATGGTACGGGAACTCATGCAGCTCCAGCGCTGCATGCAGTCGATCCGGGAAGAATTTCATTCACGTTAA